ATGATACGGCCGAGTCCGCCCGGCAGTTCCTCAGGGTGCTCGACCAAGGACTTCGAACCAGAGCGGCCCATTCCCGTAGCGCCAAATGCCGCGAACACGACCCTATCCGAGAGGGGGGATCCCGCCAGAACCCTGGCGCACTCGAGCATGGCGGCCAGACCAGAAGCATTGTCGTTCGCACCCTTCGATTCCGGCAAGTCAGTGTCCAATGATGCACAGATGAGCACCGCGCCAGCGTCGCTGCTCAAGTTCGAACCAGAGGCTGGACCGGCGGCCGTTGCCTCTGGCATTGCCTCCGCTGCTGCCTCTGACGTTGCCGCTGACATTGCCTCCGCCTCTAGCGTCGCCGCTGACATCGCCGCTGACATCGCCGCCACCACATTGACCGATGATGCCGACACATCTCCCACGGTGCGGACGAAACTCACCTTTCGCGCCTCGTACCCGTACTCCGCCAACTTCGCAGCCACGTAGTCGGCAGCGGCCTCCTCAGAGGCGCTGCCCGCTGGACGCGGGCCTATGCGGGACGCGATCTCACGCACATGGGCTATTGCAGCAGCAGCGCTCGCCATCGGAACAGATGACTGCCGTGCAAGGGCCTTTGGCATCACTGCAAGATGATACGCAAACAAGGCCGTCAACACCAGGAAGACGGCCAAGGCTGCGCCACGACGGCGCGCCGACCAGCGCTCCGTTCTATGCCTAGAGTCCCCGATCGGAGGAGGGATCAATGGATGCACTCCACCTCTATCTTGCCAGGACCAACATCAGCCACTACGTCGAGCCGGGCTCGAGCAGTCCTGTAGTTCGGCGATTCCCAGGTGTCTTCGGCGCCTATGTTCCGCTGGCTCCGCTTCTCGCCATCCACCCAGAGGCTCCCGGTTCCTATGCTGGCCCGGATTCTGAGCCCGAGGCTCTCTGGAACGACAATACTCAGCTTGCCGGTTCCCACGTTCACGTCTGCGGTAATGTCGTGATCGATCGAAGAGCCGGAGAAGTCAAGATTCGCCGAGCCTGCGCCCAGCTCGCCCGACACACGTGTGAGCTTTGAGTTGCCGATGCCCGCAATGCGGATGGTTCCAGCCCCGACATGGAAATCGAGCTCTCCAGCCCCGCGGCTGCTCCCCCAGCCCCAGATCAAGCTGGCTGACTGCGGAGGAGTCGCGAACTCCATCTTCGCCTCGCCGCCTCCGATTGTTATCGATATGCTGCGGGCGGCCAGTTTCTCAAGCACAGCATCGATTCTGCCGGCGCCCACCTCCAGTAGCAGGGATGTGGGAATCTCAGGACGTCCAAGGGTTATCCGGTGCTGTTCCCTACCACGCGAGATGAATGGAACAAACCATAGTCCCTCACGATCAGTTTGGTACTCCATCGTGAGGCGACCACCAGACTGCGTGGTCCGTAGCTGCGGAGCCCGTCCTGACACGGAGTAGTCCGCCACAGCATCAAGGAGGTTTCCCCCGTTCGCAGTGGACAGGAACAGATCCCCTGCGCCCAGCCGCACCTTGAGCTCTGTTTCTGAAGGCTTGTAGTCATCGTATGCGACGCTGAACTCCTTGTGGTGCGGGAGAACCCCGCCGTCGGAACGCGAGTAACGCATAGCCTCAGGCGCCACGTACGATACCGCTGAGACAACAAGGGCAATAGCCAACACGGCAATGAGAATCCCCGCAAGTGCGCTCCCGCGCCCGAACATGATGGAGACTCCCCACAGTATCACAAGCACAGGCCAGTATTTCCACAGTGACGCCCACGCAGACCACGCCAAGAGACCAGTAGTGTTCAGAAGAAGAACCACACCCACCAGGATCAGGATGATAGCGCCTGTGTAGTCCCCGACTCTCCTACCGCTCACAGCTCTCGCCTCCCTCTCTGAACCATGCAGATTCGCTCTGGTGTCGGAATTTCCTCCAGGCCGCAGACTCCCATTCGCCCCTTTGCATACAGTAATGACGACCCGATCTAGGCAGGAGGCGATACCATGAGTTCGCACGCGCTTGTAAGGCAGATGTTCGCCGGCGGCAATACGTCAGTTGGCTTCCATTCCTTCTACAACTATATCATAGGTCATGATGCCGCGAGAGTGATAGTGATCAAGGGCGGACCGGGGGTAGGAAAGTCGACGCTGATGAAATACGTGGGAGAGAACATGCTGTCCCGAGGTTACGACGTGGAGCTGTTTCACTGCTCGTCTGATCCGGAATCCCTCGACGGGGTGGTGTTTCCGGGAATCGGCGTTGCCCTGATTGATGGCACTGCTCCCCACATTGTTGATCCGGTGTTTCCTGGCGCTGTGGACGAAATACTGTATATGGGCGAGTACTGGGACGAATCTGCCATGCGGGCGGCCAGAAACCAGATCGTAGCATGCACGAAAGACGTGTCGCGCCTCTTCCAGCGCGCGTACCGATTCCTGCGCACCGCAAGCGATGTTCTGGATGACTGGAGTGAGGCAAACGCCGAGGGACTCGACCACGGCGCCGCCAACAAGGTGGCAGATACGGTAATCGGCGACATCATAGGCACTGCTAATGTGGCGGATAGGCCAGGCGCCGAGCGTCACCTGTTCGCCTCAGCCATCACTCCCGCGGGGTTCGTCAACCACCTCGAGACTGTGGTCGCAGCATGCTCCCGGCGGTATGTTGTCGAGGGCGGGCCTGGGTCAGGCAAATCACGGCTCATCACCCATGCCGCCAACCGCGCCTTGGAGTGCGGATTCGATGTAGAGCTCTTCCATTGCTCACTGAATCCCGCAAGCTTGGAGCACCTGATCATACCCGCCCTGGGGGTAGCGGTGATAACCTCAGTTGAGCCCCACCAGTGGACCATTGGAAACGATGATACGCTAGTGGACATGGCCCAATGCCTGGATCCTGCAGTAGTTGAGCGAAATGAGAAGATCATCGAATACGACCGGAAACTGATGAACGAAGCCATGGGAAGGGCCATCTTCTTCCTCAACCAGGCCCGGGAGATGCACGACTTCCTCGAGTCGTTCTACGTTCCCAACATCGACTTCGACGCCGTTCGCGCCCTTCGCCACCGCACGCTGGAGCGAATCCTCCGTTTCGCTGAGGAGACTCCCCGCGACTAGGGAATCACCTCGACTAAAGAATCACCTCGACTACATCCCGGTCAATCCGCTTCATGGTCTCGGTGATCTTGTCGGTCAAAGCGGGGTCGTCCTTGCAGGCCGCACGAACCTGCCGGAGCAGGTCGATCCCGCGCCTGAAAGCCGACACCACATCTCCCTCGGCGTAGTTTGAACCCCTCAATAGCCCGGCGAAGTCGGCGCCCTGGCTCCACTTGTAGGCAAGGGGGGCAAGCCCAGTGAAGAACCTAATGGCGCTCGCTCCGGTGTAGCTCTCCTCCACAAGTTCGATCTGCGCCGCTATATCCCTGATCCGATCCACATCGAAAGGCACGCCCTTAGCCGGGAACTCTCCACGCCTGGGCTCGTAGTCGATGCACACCGCTAATGCAGCAATCTGATCCTCGTCGTAGTCGTGGAACACCCCGGAGAATACGAGCTCCGTAACAAGGAGCTCCTGCGTGTGGATCTCCCTGGCGATCTCGCCTCTGGGCAGGAGCCTTCCATTCTGGATGTACCCAAGCCTCTCAAGCAGCGCCTGCTTGCGCTTGAAGTCGTGGACGAACCGTTCCTCGCTCCCGAGCCGGCGCATTCTCTCGTAGAGGCTTTCCATCCTCCCAACGATCACGCCCCTCCTGGCCAGAAGCCTTCGGCAGGCCCGCTTCTCTCCAGTGGAGCACTCCTTCGAGGTGAGGGCGCCCAGTTCCGCGCGGAGCGAGTCCATGTCCGCCTTGATACTCGCTCGCCTCTCCTTGCTTCGTCGGCGCTTCGCTACCCTTTTCAGCTGAAGCCGAAGCTCTGCGAGTTTCGTGTTGAGGCCAGTTGCGTACAGGGGACAGCCAGGCTGATTCAGGGTCTCGCATGCACGCCCCACGATCTCAGTCTCGAGTTCTCTGGCGCTTGCAAGCCCAGCCTCGATCTCCCGCTTCTGAGCACTTGTTTGGTAACTTGCAAAGTTCTGCTTGAGCACCTTTCGGATCTCGTCAGCGGACCGTGTGGCGATAAGGTTGACCACCGTGTTGTATGACACGGTGAACCTGCTAACCAAGGGCTCTACACTCCGCTCATCGGTGCTAGGGAACTCCTCCGGGTGAAAGTAGTTCAGGTCGACCAGTATGTACACGTACCCCTCCAGGTCGATCCCTCGCCTGCCAGCTCGCCCGGCCATCTGGAAGTACTCCTGCGCGGTCATAGGCTGGAAATCCACGCCGTTGAACTTGCGGACCGAGTCGAAGCAGACGGACTTCACCGGAAAGTTGATCCCCACCGCGAATGTCTCAGTGGCGTACAGCACACTGATCAGCCTGCGCTCGAACAGATCCTCGACTATCTCCTTGAGGACAGGCAGCAGGCCAGCATGGTGATAGGCTATCCCACGCTGAAGAATCCTTCTCATCTGTTTCACGCTGGGCATTGAGTCGATGCCCATTCCGTCGATTCGGTCGTCGAAGTAGTTGAGTATCTCGCGGCGCTCAGACGGCGAAAGGTAATCGATGGACCGCGCAAGCTCGTCAGCCTTCTCCTCACATTGCCTGCGGCTGAACACGAAATACAAGCAAGGGAGCCTTCGCTGTTCCGTGAGGCTAGCCACGAGATCGAGATGGGTCGTTGGGGCATACCGCGAGCCCTCGGAAGCCCAGAGCTCGTCAGCCTCCTCCAGCTCCTTGTCGCGCCTGGCTTTGAACTCCTTGAGCTCCTCCAAAGTGCATGCGCCTCTGGCAACGTCGTACACGAATTGCCTCAGAGGCACAACACGCTTGAAGTGACGGACCACGGCGACCTCGTGGCCCTTTATGTCCTGAATCCAGAAGGCCAGTTCGTCAGCGTTTGGAATAGTCGCCGAGAGCCCAAGGAGCCGCATGGATTCGGGCATGAATATGATGGACTCTTCCCAGACAGTTCCCCGCTCTTCATCTGCCAGATAGTGAACCTCGTCGAAAATGACATGGGACACGCCTTCGAGCCCCTCGGGGCTCAGGTGAAGCATGTTCCGGAATATCTCCGTGGTCATGATCAGGATCTGGGCACCGGAGTTGATAGTGACATCTCCGGTGATGATCCCCACATTCTCCGCCCCGAGCAGGCGCTTAAACTCCTTGAACTTCTGGTTGCTTAGGGCCTTGATCGGCGCAGTGTATATCACCCGATGGCCGAGTTTGAACATGCGCTCGATGAGGTAATCGGCGACGAGGGTCTTTCCGACTCCAGTAGGCGCCGATACCAGGACCGACCTGCCAGCCTCCAGATGCTTGATGGCCTCTCTTTGGAATGGGTCCAGCTGAAAGCCTCGGTATTCCAAAGGGATGCCATCCGACAGCTGAACGGCGACTGGATCGAATAGTGGGCCAGTCGCGGCCTGCGCGCCCAGTTCCTCCAGTCGCGAAGCTGGAGCGACAGATGCGGTCCCCTTCAGAACCTCACCTGCAGGCAGGGGATAAACGTCTCTAGAGGCGCGCCCTGCACGCCCTGCTGCAGTGGCCCTTGCCCCGCTGGGCGCCTCCTGAGGTCTCCTGGCCCGCCTCCTGCCGTGTGGTCGTCTCCTGTGGTCGCGTTTTTCGGTCTGCTCCATATATGTACCCCACCCAAGCCGCATTCAGTATTCGGAAGCACCCGACCACCGCGATGAGCGGGCGGGAGCGACGAGCCTCTACACCAAGCATGGACAGCCGCCATCCTGAGTATACAGGTTATCGTGTGTGCGGACAATCAGCCAGGGTAATCCGGTAATCCCCGGGTGATCGAGCGGTCGGCCGGGAGAACAAGCCAAGGTGGTAGGCCAAGGCGGTAGGCCAAGGCGATCAGCCAAGGCGATCAGCCAGGGCGATGCCGTTGCCCCCCTGCGCCGTCCCACGACGGCGGGCTTGGAACGGATGAATGACCTCCGCCCATGGTCAGAAGCGCCCGAGAGCCAAGTCATGATGAATAAGACCAGCCCCGCCATCGCACTGCGTAGGTTGCACTGGAAGCAGCATATCAGCGCAGAGCTACATACGAAGGGGGCCAGCAAACATGAATGGTATCACAGAGCTCGTCGGCTTGGATGTGTCCGAGGTAGGCGGCGCTGGCGCGCCGCGATTCCTTTATGTCCAGCTATGTCCAGCTACGTGCGTTGTGGCCACAGCGGGCATTCCTGCACGGCAATCCACTGGCGGGATTCAATCGCGCCTCGATGGCGCGGGCCATGAAACGGGGCGGAGTTTCCCATTTATGAGCGTGGACCGCCAGAAAACCCTCACGAATGAGAATCTCTGCCCGCCGTTTCACTCAAAAATGAGAATCTCGGCGCCACCGCCCGCGGGCGCCGAGTATGGGTCTTGGCATTCCTCAGTTCGGGAGGGCAAGGGATCCTGAGAGCGCAGAATTACTGCAGTGGAATAGCGCAATAGGACAATTGCGCAAAGCACTACGGCGCTATGACGCATAGGCGCGTACAGAGAGGACGCAGGGCCGCCGGCCAGCTCGCGCCTACCCTCCCGCCACCGGGGTAATGAGGAGAAGCGCCTCTCCGTCGGTAAGCACATGGGTCTTCGGCACCGGCACACCGTCCGCCACTACACTCATGACCAGCTCCGGCTTGATGCCGAGGGCCGTGAACATGTCGAGCACGGTCGCATCGGGAGAGAACTCATAGACGAAATCCTCTCTCTGGCCGGGGAAGTACTCCCTCGCATGTCCGTGCACCTTCACCTTGACCTGCATCCTGAACCGATCTCCAATCATCTATCAATCACACGAACGACTGACCGCGGTTTCGACTGGCCGCGGTTTCAACCGGCCGCGGTTTCGACTGGCCGCGACTGCTGCCAGCCACAGCCGCGACCAGCTGTTACTGCTACTGATCACGGTTGCGATCTAGGCCCAGCTGCACAGCGAGCCGCACGGCAAATCGCACGGCAAATCGCACGGCAGACCGTGCAGTAAACCGTACAGCAAACCTCGCGACAGACCGGCAATGAGCCGCGCCCTCGCCTACTTGAGCAGGCCTTTTGCCTCCAGATCTCTGACACAGCCATCGAGCCCAAGCTTCTCCAGGGTTTCGCGGGTGGGCATTCCATTGGAATCCCAGCCTCGGAGGGCATAGTACTCGTCGAGCATGGCATCGAGCTTGTCTTTGGGGATGACTTTACCCTTGGCCGGCCCGGTAGGCACCTCTTCCTCATAGAACCTGGCTGGCGGGTAATCCCACGACCTGCCAAAGCCCGGAATCTCCAAGAACGCGCGAGTCCTCGTGAGGTTCCATACCCTATCTGCCGCCTGATAGAGCTCATCCACAGTTATTTTCCGCCCGGTCACTGCAGCGAACATCACCGGGTAGTGGTCGTATTCAAACCCGATTTCAACCCACTGAAGCCTGCAGGTTCCGAGCAAGTCGAAGGATGGACGGATTCTCTGAAGCTCAATCACCTTCTCCGCCTTGCCCTCGGTGATGTCCCGGCCCTTGGCCACGTCGTACGTGATGGCCCAGGCGCGGCTGTGGTGCGCACCGATGTCTGCGGTCATATAGGAAAGCATCATTGCCGGCGCCCACCGCGCCTCGTAACCAGTCCACTCAAGGCCTTTCACGTGTATCGCGAACTTCTCGGATCCCTGGCCTATCTTACGAGATGCCGCCTTGACGCCATCTGCCAGGAGATCGCCGATGCCCTTCCGGAACGCAATGAGATTGGCGAGATACTCGAACGACTCGATATCTCCCCACTTCACCGCTCTCCCGAGCTGCTCCTCTGTGAGCAGGCCCTTTTCCGCGCATTCCATGACGAACGCGATCACATTCCCGCCGGAAATGGTGTCGAGGCCGAGTTCGTCGCACACCCAGTTGGCGTAGGCGACTTCCTCGATCGTTTTGAGCATGCAGTTTCCGCCCACCAATGCGACGGTTTCGTACTCCGGCCCCTCCACATACACTTGCTTGTCGCCCACCTTGGTGAGGCAGTATTTCCCGCACGGAGTGGGGCAACAGAAACAGCCCTTGTCGGTAACTAGTATCCTGTCCTTCATGGCCTGCCCGCCGATGTCTTCATGTCCTTCGAAGTAAGTGGTCCAGAAGTTCTTGGTTGGGAATGCGCCAACCTCATTCACCCATGGAGTAACGCCTGGAGTTCCCAGGGGAGTCCACTCCTTGAAGCCAGGCTTCTCGAAGCAAGCGTGGAACATCTTCTTCCCCTGCTCATACACGCCATCCGGGTCGGATAGGGGCACGGAGTTGGAGCCCCGCACGCACACTGCCTTGACTCTCTTCGATCCTAGCACGGCGCCTATCCCACACCGCGCGGCCTGCCTTCCAAAATCGTGGGACACACAGGCGAAGCCGACCTTGTTCTCGCCAGCGGGACCGATGATGGCGATCTGGAAGTCCTCGCCGAGATCGTCCTTGAGCATTTTCTCTGCAGCGAAAGAACCCTTGCCCCAGTATTTGGAGCCATCGCGCACTTCAGCCTTGCCGTTGTCGATTACTACTATCGAAGGGCGATCCGCCATGCCTTCGATGACGATCGCGTCATATCCAGCGTACTTCACCTCAGCTGAGAAGTGCCCGCCCATGTTTGCATCGCCGAGTATGCCAGTAGCAGGGGACTTCGCGCCGAATTGGACCTTTCCGCTTGCAGGCATGAACACGCCGGAGAGAGGGCCAGGGGCTATGACGACCTTGTTCTCCGGCCCTAGCGGGTCCGCTCCCACCGGAACCTCATCATAGAGGATCTTGTGGACGAACCCACGTCCGCCTATGTAATCGTTGGCCATCCCGGGGTCGGTCGGCTGCGTGCTCGATGTGCGATTTGTGAGATTCACCCTGAGGATCTTGCCCATGTAGCCCCCTTGCACTCTACCTTCCCCCTTCCCCGGAATCGGCGTCATATATCGCTCCTCGTGGGCACATCTCAACACATGCGCCGCACAGTATGCACTTGGACGGGACGGCCTCGCCCTCACTGGCGACCATCACTCCGTAAGGGCACTCATCAACGCAGGTCATGCATCCGATACACGTTTCCGAATCGATACGGTATACCCCGTCCACGAGGGCAATGGCCTCAACTGGACAGACTTCGGCGCATCGTCCGCACTGAGTGCAGTACTTAACCTCGTACTTTCCAGGCGCGGGGAAATGGGGCACGATCTTGAGAAGCCCCTTCTTCGGGTTGTTCTCTCGAAGTACTTCAAGAGAGCACGCAACCTGGCACACTCTGCACCCAGAGCACAGATCGTGTTTGGCCGCAAGCCTCATATGGCGACGCCTCCTTCCGACTGCGCATCCGTGAGTTATTACGACAGAAGCGACGCAATACCTTCATGTTCCATGCGCGCACCCGGAGTGGAGGCCGAGCATGCATGCGACACTAGCTCATCAGAGAAGCCCCGCCTCCTTGGCTGCGTCAGCAAGAATCCGCGCCGATTCCACGAACCCTGCCTGCTCCGAAGGCGCCAGTGGTATCTCAAGCTGCCTATCCACGCCTCCCCTATTGATCACGGCCGGTATGGAGAGGCACACATCATGAACACCACAGTACCCGTCTATCAGGCACGAGACTGTCATCACCGCATTCTCGTCTCTGAGAATCGCCCGAGTTATAGCGGTCATTGCGAGGGCGACGGCGTAGTAGGTGGCGCCCTTCCGCTGGATGATGGCGTAAGCTGCCCCTCGCACCTGCTCGAAGATGGCGTCTCTCACCTCCCGCCCACACCCCTTGCCGCACACTGGACAGTATTGATCTAGGTTGAGGCCCACTATGTTGGCTGTGCTCCACACAGGCACCTCCGAATCCCCGTGCTCCCCCACTATATAGGCGTGCACATTGGCCGGAGCGACGCCGCAATGGACACTGAGCAGGTGACGAAATCTCGCGCTATCCAGGAGGGTCCCCGAGCCCACCACTCTTGCAGCGGGAAATCCGGAGAGCTTCATTGCAGCATAGGTCATGATGTCAACAGGATTAGTAACTACCAAAAGCACTGCGTCAGGGCTCCACCTGGCCACCTCAGGCGCCACAGAGCGAAATACACTCAAATTCCGTTTCACGAGAGCCAGGCGCGGCTCACCCGGCTGCTGCGCGACTCCGGCCGTTAGCACGACGAGGTCGGAATGAGCTGTTGCCTCCCATCCGCCGCTCGCCACGACCACAGGGGGAACGAACGATTCCCCGTGGGAGAGGTCCATCGCCTCGCCCTCCGCTCTCCCTTCCCTCGCGTCAACCAGGACAATCTCCGAGGCAAGGCCGCTTATCATCAGCGTGTATGCGAATGTTGATCCAACAAGGCCAGTGCCCACCACTGATACCTTGGTGCGACGCCTTCCAGAAGCGCGATAGCGCATGCGCTACTCCTCCCATCCAGCCCTATGCGTAGTCTTCGTAGTATGCGCAGCATGAACTGAAGAAAGGATGTCGATTGCGAGGCGTAAACCGGGCAGAGACACGAAAACCAGGCAGAGACACGAAAAAACGCCCGCCCGGGAACGCATTCCCGAGCAGGCGCTTCATAGCGCTGGCCAACAGCATTCCAGCAGCATTTTTGCAGCACCCGAAAGCACCTTGAAGACACTCTGAAGGCTCCTGCGGTCGCTCTGCCAGCCGGTCCGTTCAAGCCCAGCCGAACTTCGACCCGATCCGGCCTATTTGCCTCCGCCCCCAGTGTCCAGCTTCGCCAGGTATACATCCGGCGCCACCACGTTGGCCCCTTTCTGACGAAGCTCCACGGTGATCTGGACTTTCCCGTAGTTCTCCTTGGAGAACTGAACGGTGTACTTGTCGCGCCTCAGCGGCGGGCTGAACCACAGCCCTTCAAGGCTAGTAGGGCAGTCAGCCGTGTATTTTGGATCCGATGCAGACGTAATCGTAACCTGAACACCGGGAATGGCGACTCTGTCAGACCCGGATAGCTCATATACCGCACCGCTCACACTCGCCGATCCGAGGAAGTAGAGTGTGCACCCTCCGGCCAGAAGGCATAGAGAGAGCACGGAAACTGCCAACAGCACACGCTTCATGCGCGCACCCCCGTTCCTCACGAAATCATAACGCATATGGGCATTTTCGACAGATACCGCTGAGTCTCCTGCATCGAGCGTAAGGCTATGCCGCAGCTGAGCGACCAATGGGCCACGAAACACGCGACAAGTGCCCGGGGGCGTATCCATCGCTAGCCTGGAGCGTATCTGGCGCATGTCTGGCTGGGCGCTCCGTCAGGCGAGCGATTCCGGCAGTAGCTCAGGCCAGCTTCTCAAACTCAGCCGTGAAATGCCTGAGCACCGGCGCCTGATAGGTGATCCTGAGCCCCTTGACCAAGTCACGCCGGGCGAGTATGCCCTCAAACGCGGCCGCGACGCGCTGCATATGCCTATCGGTGTAGACTCTCCTTGGCACGGCCAGCCTCACGAGCTCTAGCTGCGGGTATATTGGCTCTCCAGTGTTTGGGTCGGTCCGCCCGAACGCGCATGTTCCCAGTTCCACCCCGCGAATCCCGCCCTCGATGTAGAGCTCCACAGTGAGGGCCTGCGCCGGGAACTCCGCCTGCGGGATGTGGGGCAGGACCTCCTTGGCATCCACATACACCCCATGCCCTCCTGGCGGGGTTATGACCGGGACTCCCGCATCAATCAGCAGCTCAGCAAGGTAGGCGACTTGCCCGGTTCTATCCTCGAGGTAGTCTTCATTAAGGACCTCTGAAAGCCCCGCTGCCAGAGCCTCCATATCGCGCCCGGCAAGCCCTCCGTAGGTGGCGAACCCCTCGAACGGTATGACCCACTGCAGAGCGCGCCTGTATAGATCGCGATCCCGAAACGCAAGGAATCCGCCCATGTTCACAAGGCCGTCTTTCTTTGCGCTCATCATGCACCCATCACCGTATGAGAACATCTCCCGTGCTATCTCGATGATGCTCTTGTCGGCATAGCCAGGTTCGCGGGTCTTGATGAAGTAGGCATTTTCCGCGAAGCGGGCGCAATCGAAGATCATCAGCACTCCGTGCCTGTGGGCAATGGCGCTCGCGGACCTGATGTTATCCATCGACACCGGCTGCCCGCCATTGCTGTTGCATGTGATTGTCATGATAACGAATGGCACGACGCTTCCGCTGTGAACTGCGAGTTCGCGATCCAGGGCGTCGAGGTCGATGTTTCCCTTGAAAGGCTCATCGCTCTCGATTACGTAACCCTCAGGCCTCAGGAGGTTCACCGGCTCCGCGCCTCGGAGGAGGATGTGACCTTCAGTGGTATCGAAATGCATGTTCCCGAGCACTCGCTGCCCTGCCTTCACAAGCGTCGTCATGAGCACATGCTCGGCCCCTCGGCCCTGATGGGTCGGGGCCACAAACTCGTATCCTGTGATGCTGCGCACCGCATCTCGGAGCTTGAAGAAGCTCTTGCTGCCGGCGTACGCCTCATCGCCAAGCATCATCGCAGCCCACTGCGAATCGCTCATGGCCGATGTGCCGGAATCAGTGAGGAGATCGATGTACACGTCCTCCGATCTGAGGTTGAACACATTGTAGCCCGCCTCAAGGATGCTCTGGACCCTCTCTTCCCTCGTGGTCATCTTGATGGGCTCGACCATCTTGATCCGGTACGGCTCTGCGTAAGAGTCTCTAGACCTCAACACAATGCCCCCCTGTTCATCCGCATATCGGGCGCCGGCGGACCACGCCCCGCCCGCCCTGGGCGGCGCCGGTCTCTCCGGTGATTCCGAGTTCTCGCGGCCACCGTCAGATGTTTACTTCGGTCTCACTCGGGGCAGTCCCTGCATCGGGCTGACCGCCCGCACGAGTCTGCGCATTCTTTCTTTCCTTTTCCCGAAGCCTTCGGCAAATGAGTATGTACTGCTGGCAGAGGGTTATGAGCATCCTAACGTACGGGCCTGATTCATCGATCTCTCTGAGTGGGAGAAGGTCGCCAATCTTCTCGCGCATTCCCTCAATCGTGAGGTCTGCCTCGGTTATCACGATGAGGGTCACGTTGTTCTTCACGCTCAGGCTGACCTTAATGTGGTCTCTGATCTGCTGCTCTCGCAGGGCATCTTCCTTTGGGAACATCGAGGTTGTCTCGTAGTGCTGGCGGCCATTGAACTCGAACGCCACCTTTGGCTCCAAGTACTGCCGATCATATTCGAGCGGACGATTGGTGTGGATGCTATCAAGGTGAGCAGGACGAGCGTTTTCAATGAACTCGCAGTCCGCAACCAACAGATCCAGAATGGACTTCATCAGGAATTCGCCGACGCGGGGCGTCACCTCACGCTCGGCCTTGAGCCGGGCCGCCATCATCGACTGGACATGATGGGGAATGGCGGCAACTGCGGTCTTCCGACCGGATTTCGTGCGCGTAGTGATCCACCCTGCTTTGGCAAGCGATAGGCATTCGCTGCGCACCTTGCTTCTTCTGATGCCCGAGATCCGACTGAGCTC
The sequence above is drawn from the Clostridia bacterium genome and encodes:
- a CDS encoding LiaF-related protein; protein product: MSGRRVGDYTGAIILILVGVVLLLNTTGLLAWSAWASLWKYWPVLVILWGVSIMFGRGSALAGILIAVLAIALVVSAVSYVAPEAMRYSRSDGGVLPHHKEFSVAYDDYKPSETELKVRLGAGDLFLSTANGGNLLDAVADYSVSGRAPQLRTTQSGGRLTMEYQTDREGLWFVPFISRGREQHRITLGRPEIPTSLLLEVGAGRIDAVLEKLAARSISITIGGGEAKMEFATPPQSASLIWGWGSSRGAGELDFHVGAGTIRIAGIGNSKLTRVSGELGAGSANLDFSGSSIDHDITADVNVGTGKLSIVVPESLGLRIRASIGTGSLWVDGEKRSQRNIGAEDTWESPNYRTARARLDVVADVGPGKIEVECIH
- a CDS encoding PRK06851 family protein: MSSHALVRQMFAGGNTSVGFHSFYNYIIGHDAARVIVIKGGPGVGKSTLMKYVGENMLSRGYDVELFHCSSDPESLDGVVFPGIGVALIDGTAPHIVDPVFPGAVDEILYMGEYWDESAMRAARNQIVACTKDVSRLFQRAYRFLRTASDVLDDWSEANAEGLDHGAANKVADTVIGDIIGTANVADRPGAERHLFASAITPAGFVNHLETVVAACSRRYVVEGGPGSGKSRLITHAANRALECGFDVELFHCSLNPASLEHLIIPALGVAVITSVEPHQWTIGNDDTLVDMAQCLDPAVVERNEKIIEYDRKLMNEAMGRAIFFLNQAREMHDFLESFYVPNIDFDAVRALRHRTLERILRFAEETPRD
- a CDS encoding DEAD/DEAH box helicase — translated: MEQTEKRDHRRRPHGRRRARRPQEAPSGARATAAGRAGRASRDVYPLPAGEVLKGTASVAPASRLEELGAQAATGPLFDPVAVQLSDGIPLEYRGFQLDPFQREAIKHLEAGRSVLVSAPTGVGKTLVADYLIERMFKLGHRVIYTAPIKALSNQKFKEFKRLLGAENVGIITGDVTINSGAQILIMTTEIFRNMLHLSPEGLEGVSHVIFDEVHYLADEERGTVWEESIIFMPESMRLLGLSATIPNADELAFWIQDIKGHEVAVVRHFKRVVPLRQFVYDVARGACTLEELKEFKARRDKELEEADELWASEGSRYAPTTHLDLVASLTEQRRLPCLYFVFSRRQCEEKADELARSIDYLSPSERREILNYFDDRIDGMGIDSMPSVKQMRRILQRGIAYHHAGLLPVLKEIVEDLFERRLISVLYATETFAVGINFPVKSVCFDSVRKFNGVDFQPMTAQEYFQMAGRAGRRGIDLEGYVYILVDLNYFHPEEFPSTDERSVEPLVSRFTVSYNTVVNLIATRSADEIRKVLKQNFASYQTSAQKREIEAGLASARELETEIVGRACETLNQPGCPLYATGLNTKLAELRLQLKRVAKRRRSKERRASIKADMDSLRAELGALTSKECSTGEKRACRRLLARRGVIVGRMESLYERMRRLGSEERFVHDFKRKQALLERLGYIQNGRLLPRGEIAREIHTQELLVTELVFSGVFHDYDEDQIAALAVCIDYEPRRGEFPAKGVPFDVDRIRDIAAQIELVEESYTGASAIRFFTGLAPLAYKWSQGADFAGLLRGSNYAEGDVVSAFRRGIDLLRQVRAACKDDPALTDKITETMKRIDRDVVEVIL
- a CDS encoding MoaD/ThiS family protein, with the translated sequence MQVKVKVHGHAREYFPGQREDFVYEFSPDATVLDMFTALGIKPELVMSVVADGVPVPKTHVLTDGEALLLITPVAGG
- a CDS encoding aldehyde ferredoxin oxidoreductase family protein translates to MQGGYMGKILRVNLTNRTSSTQPTDPGMANDYIGGRGFVHKILYDEVPVGADPLGPENKVVIAPGPLSGVFMPASGKVQFGAKSPATGILGDANMGGHFSAEVKYAGYDAIVIEGMADRPSIVVIDNGKAEVRDGSKYWGKGSFAAEKMLKDDLGEDFQIAIIGPAGENKVGFACVSHDFGRQAARCGIGAVLGSKRVKAVCVRGSNSVPLSDPDGVYEQGKKMFHACFEKPGFKEWTPLGTPGVTPWVNEVGAFPTKNFWTTYFEGHEDIGGQAMKDRILVTDKGCFCCPTPCGKYCLTKVGDKQVYVEGPEYETVALVGGNCMLKTIEEVAYANWVCDELGLDTISGGNVIAFVMECAEKGLLTEEQLGRAVKWGDIESFEYLANLIAFRKGIGDLLADGVKAASRKIGQGSEKFAIHVKGLEWTGYEARWAPAMMLSYMTADIGAHHSRAWAITYDVAKGRDITEGKAEKVIELQRIRPSFDLLGTCRLQWVEIGFEYDHYPVMFAAVTGRKITVDELYQAADRVWNLTRTRAFLEIPGFGRSWDYPPARFYEEEVPTGPAKGKVIPKDKLDAMLDEYYALRGWDSNGMPTRETLEKLGLDGCVRDLEAKGLLK